The sequence TGTCATGTGATATGCACCACTACCTAAAATTACTTTCATTCTTATCACCTCCATGAAAGGTTCCCCCAAGACTTAATATCTTTTCTCATACCAAGAGAACCGCTATAATACCAGCTAAGAATATACCATCAAAGGTTCCCGCTCCTCCAATGCTCACCATTGGAGCACTGAGTTCTTTGAGTTTGTCCCAATTTAAGAGATCGGCTCCTATTAAGACACCCATGGTCCCACTGGTATATGCAATAAGCGGTTTATTATAGGCACCTATCGAAAGAGCAAGTATTGCCGCAACTAAAGGTGGAATAAAGGTTGGGATAGCTATCCCCAAGCCTTTCACGGGTCTAGAGAAAGCTTTACTGACCACAGCAGAAATCAAAATAGCCACTATCATCCTAGTGAGAAGGAACGTCTCATCAAGGATTAAAAGTCTTACTACTTCATACACAACAATACTTAAAGGAACAAGTGCACCACCAACGTTTATACTAACAATAGTCTTCTGCTCTCCCCAATCCACATATGGAACTGGATACGTAACTCCAAAGAAAGAGACTTTTGCTACCTTTACGATTGGACCATAACTCCTTATTTCTGTAATTGGAATATTCACAAAACTTCCTATCAAAGCTGCCCAGAATAAAGTAAACGCTACAGGTAAAGGAAGTCCCAGTTTCTGGAAAGCAATAGTTATTGTACTAGCAAAGAGAATGAATAACAAAGGTAACAACAAGACCAGGAAAATTAAAAACGGCAAAGTCAGAGGCAGGAAAAAATATCTTCTCAATTTTAAACCCCCCTAACATTAACCCATGTGAAGAAATCCTTCTGGATTAGGATATTTTCCAGCTTATTCTTATTAAGAGAAAAGAACCCAAGAACCTTTGTAGGTTTTACTTTCTCAATAGCAAATCTCTTATTTATATTGCAAGTTTTCTCTTTAGTTCTACTTGAAATATTCCAAACATTTTCTCTTTTTTCTTTAAACTTCCATACTGAATAAGATCCTCTAACTCTCAGCTCTTTCATATGGCTTCAAATCGAAATAATGAGAACTCCTTTATAAAACCAACGTTATATGGGAAAGATTTAAGTGGAGTTCCACTCTATTATCCGTGGAGGCTACGCCTATGAAGATTATTTGGTATGGACACGCGTGCTTTTGGATTGAAACAAGAGGGGTAAAAATCCTCATAGATCCTTATGAGTATGTAAATGATGATGCCATAGACGGCATTGACTACATCCTAGTAACCCATGAGCACACTGATCACTATGGAAAGACTCCTCTCCTAGCAAGACTCCGAGATGCTACAGTGATTGGACCAAAAACTGTTTATTTGATGGCAATAAGTGATGGAATCACCAAAGTGAGGGAAATAAGAGGGGGAGAAGAGATAGAATTAGAAAACAATGTGAGAGTAAAAGCGATTTTCGTTGAACATCCCTCCAGCCAATATCCTCTTGGTTACATTATTTCCAATGGAAAGAAAACTATCTTCCATCCTGGGGACACATATTACACCCCAATCTTCAAAAACTTGCGTGGAGAGGTTGATGTTCTTTTTGTTCCAATAAGTGGGAGATCAACAGCAAATGTGAGAGAGGCTGCAAATATTGTAGAAATCATGCGACCAAAGATCACAATACCTATGCATTATGGAGCCTACAGTGAGGCTGACCCAAACAAACTTATCAATGAACTCCGAGAGAAAAGGGTTTGGAGTCTAGTGAAAGTCTTGGAGATCGGCAAGCCTTTTGAGATTTAACGGTGTGAACAATGCTAACCACTGGCAGTAAAGCCCTAGACGAGTTATTAGGAGGAGGTATAGATAAAGGAGTTCTAACACAAATATATGGACCATTTGCTACTGGAAAGACTACACTAGCAATGCAAGTAGGGCTTTTAAATATGGGGAAGATAGCATATATTGATACTGAAGGGGGTTTTTCTCCAGAAAGGCTAGCTAAAATGGCTGAGTCACGAGGGATGGATGCAGCTACAGTTCTTCAAAGATTTCTGATATTTGAAATATTTGACTTCAAAGAACAAAGAAAAACCATATCAAGGCTTAAGAAAATTGTTAACGAAACCTTTTCCATGATTATTGTTGACTCAATAACAAATCACTATCGAGTTGAAGAGAACAAAAGTGCTATAACAGCAGATTTAGGAAAACAACTCCAAGTGCTCCTATGGTTATCAAGAAAATACAATTTAGCGGTTATCGTAACTAACCAAGTGTATTTTGACTCAAAACAAAATACGCTAAAGCCAATAGCTGAACACACACTAGGATACAAATGTAAGGACATAGTACGTTTAGAGAAATTAAGGCCTGGTTTGAGAATAGCTGTCTTGGAGAGACATAGGTTCAGACCAGAAGGTGGGATTGTATATTTTAAAATAACAGATAAAGGAATAGAAGATGTAGAAAAAACTAAATCTTCTCAAACAATTCTTGAGTAAGCCTCAATATGGCCTTGTATAACTTTTCGCTTATCACTCCATCTTCGTAGTGCATCTTTAGTCCCTCTTTATCAATTATCTCCTTCTTTCCATCAGGCCATTTGACAATATCAACTTCTAGATCAACATAACGGGCTTTGTCTGGATAGATCTCAACTGGAGTACAAATGTTGTAGTATTCTCCTTTCAGATTCCCTTCTTTATCATAGTAGCTGTGTTTGAACCACCATTTACCATCCTCTATCTCTGTTATTGCATAATCTCCGTGTTCTATTGGTACATCTAGCCCATCATAAAATTTACCTGGCTTTAGATACCTCCTAACCTTAAGTTTGATTGGGTTTAATGAGACCTCTAAAATTTCCCCTGGCCCAATCTTAATTATTTGGCCATCTGGCTTTACATGTTCAAATCTAAAAAGCCATCCAGACTTTGGACCTTTATTATTAACTAACGTCTCTAAAAAGCCTTCACTAACTTTTTTTCGTTGAGATGGCATTTTAGCTAGAATTCCCTCTCCTATCTCAACTGCAAACCCGAACTCGGGGTCGTAGGCCTTGAATTTATGGTGACCCTCTATTGTGGGAACCACAGTGTTTCTGATATCGTCAAGCTTTGCTTTAGCCGCTCCTCCAAATTCTACTTCATATATATCCCTTCCCTCTACAATTTTTGCTGGAGCTGAGTATTTATCTGCCTCTTTAAGCTTTTCAGCAATTTTTGAAAGTTTAATAAGCTCATCTCGTAATAAATTCCAATCTTTGTATGCTGCAGCTGTCCTCCATAGAACTCCCCATTCCCCTAAATCCACACTTAATCCAAGTATTCTAAGTCTCTCCCGCTCACTCTGCTCCCTAATTTTCCTAGAAATTTTAACGTGTCTCTGTGTGCCAATTGGCTTTGGAATAAGAACTGCATAATCTCCTGGGATAGTGAGAAGGACGCTTAAATGTGGAAGCAGGTTGTTTTTCTTTACCTGAACTAGCACTTCATCTCCTTCCATAGCGTCTGGGAATTCTTCAATTAGCAATGTCCCAATGGCACTTCCTATATCAACATAGACGTATCTGTCGTCTCTTTTAACTACCATTCCTTTATATATACCATACAGCTGATACGGCATCTTTCTGAAAAAAACATCCAAAAATTTTTCTTCAAGAACTTTTTTAACTTCCTCAACTTTTGTACCAACTAAAACTACACCATGGGAATCTCTTTTGTCCTGAATATCTACATCGAATTCATCATAAGCTTTTTCAATGTTTAACCTTTCGACGATTCTCTGGCTTGGCTGGCTTATTTTAAATCCTTCGTCAAGTAGCAGTTTTGTTAATGCAGTACTGTATATTCCTCTAATCCTCACCGAAACCTCTGAGTTTGTAGACATATTCACCACCTCTTTCCCGTTTTTCCACAACACCGATGAGCATTAAGCCTTCAAGGATTCTAGCAGCATGAGTTCTCTCAACACCACTATTTTTTTCTACGTTCCTCACCTCAACCCACAACAGACCTTTGGAATGCCAGTCTCTCAGAGCCTCTTCAACTTTATGAACCCATGAAGGGTAGTAATACAAGTAATACACAAAGGATATGAGGGTATCAATTGTATTTTCTAACATCTCTATTTTTTGCATTTTATTCAAGATATTAGTCGGTGGTAGTTTTCTCTCTTCGCTTATAAATATAAGCCCTTCAAGCTCCCCAGTTAATTTCTGAATTGCTTGAGTTATAGAGTAATCATAAATCCTATAAAACTGCAAAAGTCTTTGAAGTGAAGCATTTATCCTAGCTCTCTCACTAAAACTAATTTTAGGATTCTCAACCAGTGGAAGAAGTTCTTCTACACGAAATTTCATCTGATGTTCATTTTTTTGAAGTTCCTTTGCAAAAACTTCAAAACGACCCCTAATTAAAGAAGACAAGCTAACTATCTCAGACGCAACATCAAATTTTTTCTCAATTATTTCATGAAGGGTTAAGAGTAGCCCCCTTAGCTCATCAAAGTCCCAATTTGAGGAGAGTGAATAAGCCCTCAGAAAAGTTTTCTGAAATTCTTTATGGAGAAGCTCGGCTTTTTTAACAACTTCACGAATTTTCTCTACATCCACGGTAATTCCCCCCTAAAATATAATACACTCTCATCGTTCTTTTACTTTTCGCCAGGTAACAGGTTTAACAAATATGTTTATCCAAAAGCTTTTTTTAAAGCAAAATACTTTAATAATTAGAGGGAAGCTCATGATCTTAATGGATCGTTTTGGAAGGCCAGTTACGAACCTTAGGATCTCTCTAACTCATGAGTGTAACTTGAACTGCTTCTACTGTCACAGGGAAGGGCAAACACTCAACTTTCAAGAGATGAGTCCAGAAGAGATAGAACGAATAGTCAAAATAGCCTCAAAGCTGGGGGTAAAAAAAGTAAAACTAACTGGAGGGGAACCAACAGTAAGAGAAGATATAGTTGAGATAGTAAGAAGGATAAGACCGTATGTTGTCGATCTGTCAATGACAACAAATGGAACAACGATGAACGTCCTGGGAGAAGCCTTAAAAGATGCAGGACTTGATAGGGTAAATATAAGTCTAGATACATTAGATAGGAATAAATATAAGGAGATCACAGGTTTTGACGTGCTCCCACAGGTGATCAAGGGGATAAAGAAGGCAGTTAAGCTTTTCTCTCCCGTTAAACTAAATATGGTTGTTATGAAAGGGCTTAATGATGATGAAATTTGGGACATGGTGAACTACGCTGCCCAAAATAACGCTGTTCTTCAGCTTATTGAAATCGAAGTTCCTAGAGAGATGGAAAACTCGTGGTTTTTTAAGAAATATTTTTATCCATTAAAGCCATTAGAGGAAGAATTCCAAAAGATCGCCATAGAAACAAAGGAAAGAAGAATGCACAGAAGGAAAAAATACTTCATACCAACAAAGTACGGTACAGCTGAAGTTGAAATAGTTAGATCAATGCATAATACCGTTTTTTGTGCAAACTGTACAAGGATAAGATTAACCTCAACTGGCCACTTAAAAACATGTCTCCTTAGGAAAGATGATTTAGTAGACATAGTAACTCCAATAAGAGAGGGTGCTAGCGATGAAGAGCTCATTGAAATCTTTAAGAAAGCTATTCTCATGAGAGAA comes from Thermococcus sp. EP1 and encodes:
- a CDS encoding DUF1614 domain-containing protein, whose amino-acid sequence is MRRYFFLPLTLPFLIFLVLLLPLLFILFASTITIAFQKLGLPLPVAFTLFWAALIGSFVNIPITEIRSYGPIVKVAKVSFFGVTYPVPYVDWGEQKTIVSINVGGALVPLSIVVYEVVRLLILDETFLLTRMIVAILISAVVSKAFSRPVKGLGIAIPTFIPPLVAAILALSIGAYNKPLIAYTSGTMGVLIGADLLNWDKLKELSAPMVSIGGAGTFDGIFLAGIIAVLLV
- a CDS encoding MBL fold metallo-hydrolase, producing the protein MKIIWYGHACFWIETRGVKILIDPYEYVNDDAIDGIDYILVTHEHTDHYGKTPLLARLRDATVIGPKTVYLMAISDGITKVREIRGGEEIELENNVRVKAIFVEHPSSQYPLGYIISNGKKTIFHPGDTYYTPIFKNLRGEVDVLFVPISGRSTANVREAANIVEIMRPKITIPMHYGAYSEADPNKLINELREKRVWSLVKVLEIGKPFEI
- the radB gene encoding DNA repair and recombination protein RadB encodes the protein MLTTGSKALDELLGGGIDKGVLTQIYGPFATGKTTLAMQVGLLNMGKIAYIDTEGGFSPERLAKMAESRGMDAATVLQRFLIFEIFDFKEQRKTISRLKKIVNETFSMIIVDSITNHYRVEENKSAITADLGKQLQVLLWLSRKYNLAVIVTNQVYFDSKQNTLKPIAEHTLGYKCKDIVRLEKLRPGLRIAVLERHRFRPEGGIVYFKITDKGIEDVEKTKSSQTILE
- a CDS encoding ribonuclease E/G, giving the protein MSTNSEVSVRIRGIYSTALTKLLLDEGFKISQPSQRIVERLNIEKAYDEFDVDIQDKRDSHGVVLVGTKVEEVKKVLEEKFLDVFFRKMPYQLYGIYKGMVVKRDDRYVYVDIGSAIGTLLIEEFPDAMEGDEVLVQVKKNNLLPHLSVLLTIPGDYAVLIPKPIGTQRHVKISRKIREQSERERLRILGLSVDLGEWGVLWRTAAAYKDWNLLRDELIKLSKIAEKLKEADKYSAPAKIVEGRDIYEVEFGGAAKAKLDDIRNTVVPTIEGHHKFKAYDPEFGFAVEIGEGILAKMPSQRKKVSEGFLETLVNNKGPKSGWLFRFEHVKPDGQIIKIGPGEILEVSLNPIKLKVRRYLKPGKFYDGLDVPIEHGDYAITEIEDGKWWFKHSYYDKEGNLKGEYYNICTPVEIYPDKARYVDLEVDIVKWPDGKKEIIDKEGLKMHYEDGVISEKLYKAILRLTQELFEKI
- the moaA gene encoding GTP 3',8-cyclase MoaA — translated: MLMDRFGRPVTNLRISLTHECNLNCFYCHREGQTLNFQEMSPEEIERIVKIASKLGVKKVKLTGGEPTVREDIVEIVRRIRPYVVDLSMTTNGTTMNVLGEALKDAGLDRVNISLDTLDRNKYKEITGFDVLPQVIKGIKKAVKLFSPVKLNMVVMKGLNDDEIWDMVNYAAQNNAVLQLIEIEVPREMENSWFFKKYFYPLKPLEEEFQKIAIETKERRMHRRKKYFIPTKYGTAEVEIVRSMHNTVFCANCTRIRLTSTGHLKTCLLRKDDLVDIVTPIREGASDEELIEIFKKAILMREPYWK